GATGCTGCAGAATCAGATTTGCAAGGAGTTGTAGATAGCAAGTAGAGGTTGTTATGTAGTTTACCCACTCCAATCGTTTTCCAACAAAAAAGGTCCTGTATAAAACACAGAttggacaagaaaatgaaacagCAGGACAATCTTTTTGTCAATTGACTTACAGAGATCAGATTGAAAGTGAAAGCAGGAACACATAACACATTCTCAAGTATAAGGTTGGCTGTGACTTGAATGGTGCCAATGTGTGTGACAACAACTCTTTCACCATTAGGTAGTTGGACAAAAGATGAGACAGAACTAGTGATTTTAGTAAATAATTTGACAGAATGGACAATGTGATCTGTTGCCCCAGTGTCAAGGACCCAAGTTTGTTTATCAAAAATTGTTTTACTGGCTGGGTTGTTGGCAAAAATGGAATGTTGCATACTTAGGCAAACAGAATCATGAAAAGGGTCACAAAAATTACCTGAAATGGCAGAATTGGCTGTGGCTATAGCATCATTGGAATTACCAGAAGTGGATGCATGAGAGTTCAGTAGAGAGAGCAACTGTTGATACTATTCTGAAGTGAAAGGAAAGGGATTATTTTGCTGCACAAACTCAGATTAACCTTGATTATCATCAACCATTACCTGATTAACCTTGGCCATCCTTCCATTTTGCTTGTAACCTGGAGGAAATCAACAAGCTTGTAACATTTTTCCATGATGTGACCAAGCTTTCCACAGTGGCTGCACACAGGTCTTCGTTTGCTAGCATTGCCCTTGAAATTTCTACCATTACTGTTGTTTGAAAGAGAACCTTGATTGAAAACTTGGTTCTTAACAGCAAGTGCAGCTGATTCAACAGAAGGAGCACCATTAAAGGTTGAACACCTTTGCCTTTCTTCCTGGATTACCAATGAGAAAGCCTTATCTATCGATGGAATAGGCTCCATCATAAGGATTTGAGTCTTGACTTGTGAATAACAATCACTCAATCCGTTGAGAAACTGCATTATTGAATCTTGATGATAAAGCTGTGTAATCTTATCATTTACTCCACAAGTGCATTTGCCACATGAACAGTTTGGCAAAGGCTTGAGATTCAACAGTTGATCCCAAGCAGCTTGAAGATCAGTGAAAAAGGTTGTTACTGTAGAATCTCCTTGCATTATAGTGGAAATCTACTTCTGGAGCTGAGAGATTCTTGGTCCATTTGCTTGCTGGAAGCGAATTTTGAGTGCATTCCACACTGCACGAGCTGTGTCTCTGTAAATAACACTAGCTTTGATGTGAGGTGAAACAGAATTCAAGATCCAAGATGAGATCATCGAGTTGCATTTTGACCAAGCGTGCTTCTCGAGCGGTGTAATTGCCATTGCAACAGTGATGGagccatcaacaaaaccaaGTTTGCTCTTAGCATCCAAAGCCATTATCATTGCTCTAGCCCAGGTTGGATAATTATCCTCAGTTAGGTGTGGAGCAACGAGGATCACACCAGGAGATTCACCATGATGCAGAAAAAATGGACTGCGAGGATCTTCCATTGGAGAAAGCTTGCGATGTGAAGAAGTAGATGAGGTAGTTTCAGTGTTTGACGCCATTGATAAAGGCTCAAGCTTTGATACCATATAAGAAAGCACAGAAACCTTGAAGGGAAACAATGTgcgagagagagaatgaaagttGAAGAAAATACTGATTTCAATTAAGTGAATGAATCTGTACAAACTCTATGTCTAAATACCAAAAACAGAGATTTGGAAAATATCCCAAATCAGTTATAGCACATGTAACAGTCAGTTATTCCACGTGTGAACATCTCCTACTTTAAATACATTACAAACTACACGTAGCTTTACATACAGCAAACACAGAACTACAATAACTATACTTCACTAATGTCGTTTAGTCAGATAGTTCATTTCTtcgtttctttcttcttttgcttcatctcttctctttctttctgatGTGAGCTACAATCTTGATACGATGTGAGGTGCTGAAGCCCATTGACCAAGTATTTGAGATCTGGAAGTCTGCTGATGCAAAGAGAAATGAGACTGTCTGGCAGCAGTCCCCTTTCAGGAAACAACTCCATCGAACTACATCCACCTGTAATCATAAAATGAGCCAGTGACTTCATTCCATGCAAACCCCATTCTGTGCTAGGCAAGATGCTCTCACAATCGGTAATAAACAGAGATTGTAGTTTGAGGGGAAATCCCTCCTTTGGCATCAACTTATTAAGCTTCGTACAGTGTTTAATCTTCAGCTTTTTCAGTGAGGTGAGACTGTGAAGCCCTTCCCCTAGATTTATGAGATTTGGAAGGTTCCTAATACAAAGGTAAGTTCGGTAGCACCCCCTGTGGAAATACCTCTAGGTTACTACATCCACCATCAATCTTAATGCAAGTTAGAAACTTCATTCCATGTATACTCCACTTCCTTAGAGGCATGAGATTTGTGCAattggttataacccgagaatgTAGATTGGGAGACAATCCCTCTTTTGGCATCAACTCGAACTCAACACAACAGCTGATCTCTAGCTTTTTCAATGAGGTGAGGCTGTGAAGCCCTTCGCCTAGGTTTATGAGATTTGGAAAATCGCTGATGCGAATGGAAGTGAGAGTGTTGGGTAGCAATTGCTCTTCTGGAAACAACTCTGCCTCACTGCATCCACCTTCAAtcttaaaacaaattaaagacTTCATTCCATGTAAACCCCATTGCTTCTGAGGCGTGAGATTGTTGTAATTGGTAATGACCACAGATTGTAGCTTCAAGGGGAAACTGTCTTCTGAAAATGGAAGGAGCTTCGGACAATCAGATAATTCCAATTTTGTTAAGGAAGAGTTTCTTCGGTAAACTTTCAATCGAGGACAATCTTGTATTTGAAGCTCTTGGAGGGAAGGGAAAGGGATATCTTGACCATCATGTGTCCACACACTCCAACATGGCAATTTTAtgaatgacaaaattttcagAGATCTGAATGGCTTGATTCCAAACTGACCGTCCCCATAAAATCCAGAATGCAGCAATTGTAATCTTTCCATCTCTACAATGTAGAGCTCTTGAAGAGAAGATAACTGCCCCAATGATGGCAAGGACTCGCAATATTTACACTCGCTCAGTCGTAAGTTGACCATGTTAGAGAAAATGGCATCACCTAACCAATTGGGAAATGTTGTGCCATCATAGTTTTCAATCATAAGCttcttcaaattttcatgaGGCTGCAGATTAATGAGTACATTTTCATACTGTTTTTGATGAGTCTGCAGATGGGCgtgtacatttttattttttacctgaTGATGAGTAGTCCATTTGAAAAATAACTCATTGAGATACTTCTTGCTTTTCAAGTTGGCCTCTAAAGCATGTTTAAAATAGGCTACATTCTCCAGCTTTGTGATGGAAAGTGTACGAAGATGTGAAAGCTGGCCCAATTCACTTATCTTTGAAGAATGAAGATCTTTGCTTACAACAAAATCAGTCACCACTTGAAGATTCTTTGATCTTCCAAATCTGGGTGGCATCATTCTTAAATTGGTGTTACTCACATCTAGATGACTTAAATTAATGAGGCCTCCAATGTTTTCTGGTAACTCACTGAGATCATAACAATTTGACAACAATAATGTTTGCAAATTATACAAAGAACATATCCACTAAGGTAACTATATAATTTTAGAGTAAGAAAGATCCAAGTATCGTAGACATAGCAAATTGCACCAAGTTGTTGGCAGCTTAGTGATTTTTTGACAAGAAAGCACACGTAAGTGTTTATTTTCTGGCAACCATGTAGTACTAACTACTGTATTTCACTTAAAGCAGGGCAATTCCCGTTTGAAAAGGTTAGTGGAAGGAAGGTCCGCAGAGTCCTTACTTGCATAAGGTCTTCAAATTTCTCAGCACCATCAAGCTTTCCCATCAAGTATGCAAAATGCCAAACCTTTCCCAAAATTTTATGTGGCTTGCCATGTTCAAACTTGCAACAAAATTCTCCGGCTGCAAATTGAGCTAAATCGTTGATAAGGTCATGCATCATAAAGTACCGTTTCTTTTGAGTCGATGGTTGAAAAAATGACCTTGACAACAGTTCATGAAAGTACTTGTCTCCAGCCTCTTCTATTGTGTCATTACCACTTGGCTGTTGCAAGAAACCTTCTGCCATCCACAAGAGAAcgaatttctcttttttgaaTTAATAACACTTGGGAAATATAGAACAATAAGCAAAACATCGTTTGAGATGTGGAGGAAGATCATAATAGCTTAATCTTAAAGCAGGAAGTATGCTACTCTTATCAATTGGGATATCCCATATCTCGCTATTCAGTATATTACACCATTCGTCAGCTTCTACTTCTGATTGCAAAAGACCCCCAAGTGTTTTTGCAGCTAAAGGTAGCCCTCTGCactttttcacaattttaccACCAATCCTTTTTAAAGTTGGATGTTCATCAGGGTTGCTAGTCCTGAATGCGTGTTTTGCAAATAATGACCAACATTCTTCATCTAACAAATGCAATAGATGATGAGTAAAAACCGCCTGCATGATTGATGCAACACTTATATTGTGAGTCGTGACAATAATTCTACTCCCGCAAGCTCCAACTTTTAAGGGAGTTAACAATAACTGCCAATCAATTAAATTCTCATTCCAAATGTCATCTAAGACAAACAGAAATCTCCTCCCGCTCAATCTCATCTTTAGTCTGACTTGAAGAACATTTAGATCTTTGACATTGCAGTCCGTCAAACTGAACGACTCGAAAATTGTTcttgttattttaaaaacatcagAGTCTTCTGAAACATGAGCCCATGCTCTGAATTCACCAAAACGTTCCATCACCCCGGGGTCATTATACAAAAGCTGAGCAAGCGTTGTCTTGCCAACCCCAGTTCCTTGTGCAATATCACCAAGCAAAAATTTCATGAGCTCgtctttatctttatctctaCCAAACACTTCAGGGTCATCTAGCAAAGAAGTAGTCTGCAATCTGAATGGTGGTTTCACGCTTACACTTCCCTTGAGATTGAGGAGATCTCTCCAGTCTTTCAACCATGTTTTTGAGCCTGTCTTTTACACCATCGTGAAATGGATTTAAAGTAGACGATCACTCCGCTGCCTCATTTTCCCCGGCCTTAGATTTTCCCTTGAAATAATTAGAAGCAATTTCTGACTTGCGTTTCAAAGAGGCAGTGGCAACCTCCTCCAGCAGATGATCAGCATCGTAGGCAGCATGTTTGAGCTAGTTGAGCCACTCTTTCACCGCTGGATTTGTCATCTGCTTCTCCTCTGTATCAACGAGCACTGCATCAACAGTCAGCAGCTCTGTCTTCAGCTTGTTGATGAGTTTCTCTTCGCTTGCAACCAAGTTTTTCACCTGGCTGCTTGTCAGAATTGTAAACATTGCCCCCAATAGTGCAGATGCCAATGGTGCGAGCGCCATCCCACCAACCATTTTTTCTGCTTTGCGATGGATTGAAGAGAAGAAGTACGTAGGATTGTGAAATGTGCGAAAACCTGTGCATGATTTTCAGATTACAAAATTAGTCGTGCTGGCCAGTTTAACCATTTTCCTAGAATCTTGTGGTCGTGGATGAATTATTAGCTTTGATGTGGTAAATTATTGTTTTCTAGAATTGATTTAACTATAGATAGTGGATGGATGGATAGAATGTAATGCAGCCATCCAAGTTGACACTTGCGAATCAGTCAGTACGtggacaaaagaaaaaaaagtcatccATGATTTGTTGCCTTTCTATTATTGTTTGGATGAAAAGTGCATAATATAACATAACCATCAATTTATCAAAGATTGAGTTGTATATCACGGCAGAATGGATATCTAACATCTTCTCATTTTATAACTTAACTTCCTAATTCAAGTCTCGAGTTCATAGATTgagccttctttttctttttcttttatttttagactgtaacttggaaaaaaaattatgtatatatttttctagATTGTATCAATGACtgaatcattgtatttttttttttcttttcaagattGAATCTAAAACTAAGGccaattgatttttctttgttattatacatcaataaaaatgtatttcataaagtttttcttatttttttcttaataaaataagtgacaattctatatacacaaacacaagcaACACGTCATCCTCGACATGTGTCATCTTCACAACAACACATGCGTGCATGCACTAACAATCTCTAGATTTATTTTCCCATCTATCTACCTCACCTTATTAGTTGGAATTACTATTGATAGTTTAATAAgctccttttcttttaaaattatttttttatgtacacATCCTAGATAGGGATTTTCGTACTGATTTGGTGgccaataaaaatacaaaatatatactaGCTAGCATAGTCAATACCTTAAtgctatgtttgg
This genomic stretch from Quercus robur chromosome 4, dhQueRobu3.1, whole genome shotgun sequence harbors:
- the LOC126722630 gene encoding uncharacterized protein LOC126722630; translated protein: MASNTETTSSTSSHRKLSPMEDPRSPFFLHHGESPGVILVAPHLTEDNYPTWARAMIMALDAKSKLGFVDGSITVAMAITPLEKHAWSKCNSMISSWILNSVSPHIKASVIYRDTARAVWNALKIRFQQANGPRISQLQK